In Homo sapiens chromosome 11, GRCh38.p14 Primary Assembly, one DNA window encodes the following:
- the SCYL1 gene encoding N-terminal kinase-like protein isoform 22 (isoform 22 is encoded by transcript variant 22), whose translation MWFFARDPVRDFPFELIPEPPEGGLPGPWALHRGRKKATGSPVSIFVYDVKPGAEEQTQVAKAAFKRFKTLRHPNILAYIDGLETEKCLHVVTEAVTPLGIYLKARVEAGGLKELEISWGLHQIVKALSFLVNDCSLIHNNVCMAAVFVDRAGEWKLGGLDYMYSAQGNGGGPPRKGIPELEQYDPPELADSSGRVVREKWSADMWRLGCLIWEVFNGPLPRAAALRNPGKIPKTLVPHYCELVGANPKVRPNPARFLQNCRAPGGFMSNRFVETNLFLEEIQIKEPAEKQKFFQELSKSLDAFPEDFCRHKVLPQLLTAFEFGNAGAVVLTPLFKVGKFLSAEEYQQKIIPVVVKMFSSTDRAMRIRLLQQMEQFIQYLDEPTVNTQIFPHVVHGFLDTNPAIREQTVKSMLLLAPKLNEANLNVELMKHFARLQAKDEQGPIRCNTTVCLGKIGSYLSASTRHRVLTSAFSRATRDPFAPSRVAGVLGFAATHNLYSMNDCAQKILPVLCGLTVDPEKSVRDQAFKAIRSFLSKLESVSEDPTQLEEVEKDVHAASSPGMGGAAASWAGWAVTGVSSLTSKLIRSHPTTAPTETNIPQRPTPEGVPAPAPTPVPATPTTSGHWETQEEDKDTAEDSSTADRWDDEDWGSLEEAESVLAQQDDWSTGGQVSRASQVSNSDHKSSKSPESDWSSWEAEGSWEQGWQEPSSQEPPPDGQVKAELARKKREERRREMEAKRAERKVAKGPMKLGARKLD comes from the exons ATGTGGTTCTTTGCCCGGGACCCGGTCCGGGACTTTCCGTTCGAGCTCATCCCGGAGCCCCCAGAGGGCGGCCTGCCCGGGCCCTGGGCCCTGCACCGCGGCCGCAAGAAG GCCACAGGCAGCCCCGTGTCCATCTTCGTCTATGATGTGAAGCCTGGCGCGGAAGAGCAGACCCAGGTGGCCAAAGCTGCCTTCAAGCGCTTCAAAACTCTACGGCACCCCAACATCCTGGCTTACATCGATGGACTGGAG ACAGAAAAATGCCTCCACGTCGTGACAGAGGCTGTGACCCCGTTGGGAATATACCTCAAGGCGAGAGTGGAGGCTGGTGGCCTGAAGGAGCTGGAGATCTCCTGGGGGCTACACCAGATCGTG AAAGCCCTCAGCTTCCTGGTCAACGACTGCAGCCTCATCCACAACAATGTCTGCATGGCCGCCGTGTTCGTGGACCGAGCTGGCGAGTGGAAGCTTGGGGGCCTGGACTACATGTATTCGGCCCAGGGCAACGGTGGGGGACCTCCCCGCAAGGGGATCCCCGAGCTTGAGCAGTATGACCCCCCGGAGTTGGCTGACAGCAGTGGCAGAGTGGTCAGAGAGAAGTG GTCAGCAGACATGTGGCGCTTGGGCTGCCTCATTTGGGAAGTCTTCAATGGGCCCCTACCTCGGGCAGCAGCCCTACGCAACCCTGGGAAG ATCCCCAAAACGCTGGTGCCCCATTACTGTGAGCTGGTGGGAGCAAACCCCAAGGTGCGTCCCAACCCAGCCCGCTTCCTGCAGAACTGCCGGGCACCTGGTGGCTTCATGAGCAACCGCTTTGTAGAAACCAACCTCTTCCTGGAGGAGATTCAG ATCAAAGAGCCAGCCGAGAAGCAAAAATTCTTCCAGGAGCTGAGCAAGAGCCTGGACGCATTCCCTGAGGATTTCTGTCGGCACAAGGTGCTGCCCCAGCTGCTGACCGCCTTCGAGTTCGGCAATGCTGGGGCCGTTGTCCTCACGCCCCTCTTCAAG GTGGGCAAGTTCCTGAGCGCTGAGGAGTATCAGCAGAAGATCATCCCTGTGGTGGTCAAGATGTTCTCATCCACTGACCGGGCCATGCGCATCCGCCTCCTGCAGCAG atgGAGCAGTTCATCCAGTACCTTGACGAGCCAACAGTCAACACCCAGATCTTCCCCCACGTCGTACATGGCTTCCTGGACACCAACCCTGCCATCCGGGAGCAGACGGTCAAG TCCATGCTGCTCCTGGCCCCAAAGCTGAACGAGGCCAACCTCAATGTGGAGCTGATGAAGCACTTTGCACGGCTACAGGCCAAGGATGAACAGGGCCCCATCCGCTGCAACACCACAGTCTGCCTGGGCAAAATCGGCTCCTACCTCAGTGCTAGC ACCAGACACAGGGTCCTTACCTCTGCCTTCAGCCGAGCCACTAGGGACCCGTTTGCACCGTCCCGGGTTGCGGGTGTCCTGGGCTTTGCTGCCACCCACAACCTCTACTCAATGAACGACTGTGCCCAGAAGATCCTGCCTGTGCTCTGCGGTCTCACTGTAGATCCTGAGAAATCCGTGCGAGACCAG GCCTTCAAGGCCATTCGGAGCTTCCTGTCCAAATTGGAGTCTGTGTCGGAGGACCCGACCCAGCTGGAGGAAGTGG AGAAGGATGTCCATGCAGCCTCCAGCCCTGGCATGGGAGGAGCCGCAGCTAGCTGGGCAGGCTGGGCCGTGACCGGGGTCTCCTCACTCACCTCCAAGCTGATCCGTTCGCACCCAACCACTGCCCCAACAGAAACCAACATTCCCCAAAGACCCACGCCTGAAG GagttcctgccccagcccccacccctgtTCCTGCCACCCCTACAACCTCAGGCCACTGGGAGACGCAGGAGGAGGACAAGGACACAGCAGAGGACAGCAGCACTGCTGACAGATGGGACGACGAAGACTGGGGCAGCCTGGAG GAGGCCGAGTCTGTGCTGGCCCAGCAGGACGACTGGAGCACCGGGGGCCAAGTGAGCCGTGCTAGTCAG GTCAGCAACTCCGACCACAAATCCTCCAAATCCCCAGAGTCCGACTGGAGCAGCTGGGAAGCTGAGGGCTCCTGGGAACAGGGCTGGCAGGAGCCAAGCTCCCAGGAGCCACCTCCTGACG GACAGGTCAAGGCTGAGCTGGCCCGGAAGAAGCGCGAGGAGCGGCGGCGGGAGATGGAGGCCAAACGCGCCGAGAGGAAGGTGGCCAAGGGCCCCATGAAGCTGGGAGCCCGGAAGCTGGACTGA
- the SCYL1 gene encoding N-terminal kinase-like protein isoform 20 (isoform 20 is encoded by transcript variant 20) produces the protein MWFFARDPVRDFPFELIPEPPEGGLPGPWALHRGRKKATGSPVSIFVYDVKPGAEEQTQVAKAAFKRFKTLRHPNILAYIDGLETEKCLHVVTEAVTPLGIYLKARVEAGGLKELEISWGLHQIVKALSFLVNDCSLIHNNVCMAAVFVDRAGEWKLGGLDYMYSAQGNGGGPPRKGIPELEQYDPPELADSSGRVVREKWSADMWRLGCLIWEVFNGPLPRAAALRNPGKIPKTLVPHYCELVGANPKVRPNPARFLQNCRAPGGFMSNRFVETNLFLEEIQIKEPAEKQKFFQELSKSLDAFPEDFCRHKVLPQLLTAFEFGNAGAVVLTPLFKVGKFLSAEEYQQKIIPVVVKMFSSTDRAMRIRLLQQMEQFIQYLDEPTVNTQIFPHVVHGFLDTNPAIREQTVKSMLLLAPKLNEANLNVELMKHFARLQAKDEQGPIRCNTTVCLGKIGSYLSASTRHRVLTSAFSRATRDPFAPSRVAGVLGFAATHNLYSMNDCAQKILPVLCGLTVDPEKSVRDQAFKAIRSFLSKLESVSEDPTQLEEVEKDVHAASSPGMGGAAASWAGWAVTGVSSLTSKLIRSHPTTAPTETNIPQRPTPEGHWETQEEDKDTAEDSSTADRWDDEDWGSLEEAESVLAQQDDWSTGGQVSRASQVSNSDHKSSKSPESDWSSWEAEGSWEQGWQEPSSQEPPPDGTRLASEYNWGGPESSDKGDPFATLSARPSTQDRSRLSWPGRSARSGGGRWRPNAPRGRWPRAP, from the exons ATGTGGTTCTTTGCCCGGGACCCGGTCCGGGACTTTCCGTTCGAGCTCATCCCGGAGCCCCCAGAGGGCGGCCTGCCCGGGCCCTGGGCCCTGCACCGCGGCCGCAAGAAG GCCACAGGCAGCCCCGTGTCCATCTTCGTCTATGATGTGAAGCCTGGCGCGGAAGAGCAGACCCAGGTGGCCAAAGCTGCCTTCAAGCGCTTCAAAACTCTACGGCACCCCAACATCCTGGCTTACATCGATGGACTGGAG ACAGAAAAATGCCTCCACGTCGTGACAGAGGCTGTGACCCCGTTGGGAATATACCTCAAGGCGAGAGTGGAGGCTGGTGGCCTGAAGGAGCTGGAGATCTCCTGGGGGCTACACCAGATCGTG AAAGCCCTCAGCTTCCTGGTCAACGACTGCAGCCTCATCCACAACAATGTCTGCATGGCCGCCGTGTTCGTGGACCGAGCTGGCGAGTGGAAGCTTGGGGGCCTGGACTACATGTATTCGGCCCAGGGCAACGGTGGGGGACCTCCCCGCAAGGGGATCCCCGAGCTTGAGCAGTATGACCCCCCGGAGTTGGCTGACAGCAGTGGCAGAGTGGTCAGAGAGAAGTG GTCAGCAGACATGTGGCGCTTGGGCTGCCTCATTTGGGAAGTCTTCAATGGGCCCCTACCTCGGGCAGCAGCCCTACGCAACCCTGGGAAG ATCCCCAAAACGCTGGTGCCCCATTACTGTGAGCTGGTGGGAGCAAACCCCAAGGTGCGTCCCAACCCAGCCCGCTTCCTGCAGAACTGCCGGGCACCTGGTGGCTTCATGAGCAACCGCTTTGTAGAAACCAACCTCTTCCTGGAGGAGATTCAG ATCAAAGAGCCAGCCGAGAAGCAAAAATTCTTCCAGGAGCTGAGCAAGAGCCTGGACGCATTCCCTGAGGATTTCTGTCGGCACAAGGTGCTGCCCCAGCTGCTGACCGCCTTCGAGTTCGGCAATGCTGGGGCCGTTGTCCTCACGCCCCTCTTCAAG GTGGGCAAGTTCCTGAGCGCTGAGGAGTATCAGCAGAAGATCATCCCTGTGGTGGTCAAGATGTTCTCATCCACTGACCGGGCCATGCGCATCCGCCTCCTGCAGCAG atgGAGCAGTTCATCCAGTACCTTGACGAGCCAACAGTCAACACCCAGATCTTCCCCCACGTCGTACATGGCTTCCTGGACACCAACCCTGCCATCCGGGAGCAGACGGTCAAG TCCATGCTGCTCCTGGCCCCAAAGCTGAACGAGGCCAACCTCAATGTGGAGCTGATGAAGCACTTTGCACGGCTACAGGCCAAGGATGAACAGGGCCCCATCCGCTGCAACACCACAGTCTGCCTGGGCAAAATCGGCTCCTACCTCAGTGCTAGC ACCAGACACAGGGTCCTTACCTCTGCCTTCAGCCGAGCCACTAGGGACCCGTTTGCACCGTCCCGGGTTGCGGGTGTCCTGGGCTTTGCTGCCACCCACAACCTCTACTCAATGAACGACTGTGCCCAGAAGATCCTGCCTGTGCTCTGCGGTCTCACTGTAGATCCTGAGAAATCCGTGCGAGACCAG GCCTTCAAGGCCATTCGGAGCTTCCTGTCCAAATTGGAGTCTGTGTCGGAGGACCCGACCCAGCTGGAGGAAGTGG AGAAGGATGTCCATGCAGCCTCCAGCCCTGGCATGGGAGGAGCCGCAGCTAGCTGGGCAGGCTGGGCCGTGACCGGGGTCTCCTCACTCACCTCCAAGCTGATCCGTTCGCACCCAACCACTGCCCCAACAGAAACCAACATTCCCCAAAGACCCACGCCTGAAG GCCACTGGGAGACGCAGGAGGAGGACAAGGACACAGCAGAGGACAGCAGCACTGCTGACAGATGGGACGACGAAGACTGGGGCAGCCTGGAG GAGGCCGAGTCTGTGCTGGCCCAGCAGGACGACTGGAGCACCGGGGGCCAAGTGAGCCGTGCTAGTCAG GTCAGCAACTCCGACCACAAATCCTCCAAATCCCCAGAGTCCGACTGGAGCAGCTGGGAAGCTGAGGGCTCCTGGGAACAGGGCTGGCAGGAGCCAAGCTCCCAGGAGCCACCTCCTGACGGTACACGGCTGGCCAGCGAGTATAACTGGGGTGGCCCAGAGTCCAGCGACAAGGGCGACCCCTTCGCTACCCTGTCTGCACGTCCCAGCACCCAG GACAGGTCAAGGCTGAGCTGGCCCGGAAGAAGCGCGAGGAGCGGCGGCGGGAGATGGAGGCCAAACGCGCCGAGAGGAAGGTGGCCAAGGGCCCCATGA
- the SCYL1 gene encoding N-terminal kinase-like protein isoform 15 (isoform 15 is encoded by transcript variant 15) — protein MWFFARDPVRDFPFELIPEPPEGGLPGPWALHRGRKKATGSPVSIFVYDVKPGAEEQTQVAKAAFKRFKTLRHPNILAYIDGLETEKCLHVVTEAVTPLGIYLKARVEAGGLKELEISWGLHQIVKALSFLVNDCSLIHNNVCMAAVFVDRAGEWKLGGLDYMYSAQGNGGGPPRKGIPELEQYDPPELADSSGRVVREKWSADMWRLGCLIWEVFNGPLPRAAALRNPGKIPKTLVPHYCELVGANPKVRPNPARFLQNCRAPGGFMSNRFVETNLFLEEIQIKEPAEKQKFFQELSKSLDAFPEDFCRHKVLPQLLTAFEFGNAGAVVLTPLFKVGKFLSAEEYQQKIIPVVVKMFSSTDRAMRIRLLQQMEQFIQYLDEPTVNTQIFPHVVHGFLDTNPAIREQTVKSMLLLAPKLNEANLNVELMKHFARLQAKDEQGPIRCNTTVCLGKIGSYLSASTRHRVLTSAFSRATRDPFAPSRVAGVLGFAATHNLYSMNDCAQKILPVLCGLTVDPEKSVRDQAFKAIRSFLSKLESVSEDPTQLEEVEKDVHAASSPGMGGAAASWAGWAVTGVSSLTSKLIRSHPTTAPTETNIPQRPTPEVPAPAPTPVPATPTTSGHWETQEEDKDTAEDSSTADRWDDEDWGSLEQEAESVLAQQDDWSTGGQVSRASQVSNSDHKSSKSPESDWSSWEAEGSWEQGWQEPSSQEPPPDGTRLASEYNWGGPESSDKGDPFATLSARPSTQDRSRLSWPGRSARSGGGRWRPNAPRGRWPRAP, from the exons ATGTGGTTCTTTGCCCGGGACCCGGTCCGGGACTTTCCGTTCGAGCTCATCCCGGAGCCCCCAGAGGGCGGCCTGCCCGGGCCCTGGGCCCTGCACCGCGGCCGCAAGAAG GCCACAGGCAGCCCCGTGTCCATCTTCGTCTATGATGTGAAGCCTGGCGCGGAAGAGCAGACCCAGGTGGCCAAAGCTGCCTTCAAGCGCTTCAAAACTCTACGGCACCCCAACATCCTGGCTTACATCGATGGACTGGAG ACAGAAAAATGCCTCCACGTCGTGACAGAGGCTGTGACCCCGTTGGGAATATACCTCAAGGCGAGAGTGGAGGCTGGTGGCCTGAAGGAGCTGGAGATCTCCTGGGGGCTACACCAGATCGTG AAAGCCCTCAGCTTCCTGGTCAACGACTGCAGCCTCATCCACAACAATGTCTGCATGGCCGCCGTGTTCGTGGACCGAGCTGGCGAGTGGAAGCTTGGGGGCCTGGACTACATGTATTCGGCCCAGGGCAACGGTGGGGGACCTCCCCGCAAGGGGATCCCCGAGCTTGAGCAGTATGACCCCCCGGAGTTGGCTGACAGCAGTGGCAGAGTGGTCAGAGAGAAGTG GTCAGCAGACATGTGGCGCTTGGGCTGCCTCATTTGGGAAGTCTTCAATGGGCCCCTACCTCGGGCAGCAGCCCTACGCAACCCTGGGAAG ATCCCCAAAACGCTGGTGCCCCATTACTGTGAGCTGGTGGGAGCAAACCCCAAGGTGCGTCCCAACCCAGCCCGCTTCCTGCAGAACTGCCGGGCACCTGGTGGCTTCATGAGCAACCGCTTTGTAGAAACCAACCTCTTCCTGGAGGAGATTCAG ATCAAAGAGCCAGCCGAGAAGCAAAAATTCTTCCAGGAGCTGAGCAAGAGCCTGGACGCATTCCCTGAGGATTTCTGTCGGCACAAGGTGCTGCCCCAGCTGCTGACCGCCTTCGAGTTCGGCAATGCTGGGGCCGTTGTCCTCACGCCCCTCTTCAAG GTGGGCAAGTTCCTGAGCGCTGAGGAGTATCAGCAGAAGATCATCCCTGTGGTGGTCAAGATGTTCTCATCCACTGACCGGGCCATGCGCATCCGCCTCCTGCAGCAG atgGAGCAGTTCATCCAGTACCTTGACGAGCCAACAGTCAACACCCAGATCTTCCCCCACGTCGTACATGGCTTCCTGGACACCAACCCTGCCATCCGGGAGCAGACGGTCAAG TCCATGCTGCTCCTGGCCCCAAAGCTGAACGAGGCCAACCTCAATGTGGAGCTGATGAAGCACTTTGCACGGCTACAGGCCAAGGATGAACAGGGCCCCATCCGCTGCAACACCACAGTCTGCCTGGGCAAAATCGGCTCCTACCTCAGTGCTAGC ACCAGACACAGGGTCCTTACCTCTGCCTTCAGCCGAGCCACTAGGGACCCGTTTGCACCGTCCCGGGTTGCGGGTGTCCTGGGCTTTGCTGCCACCCACAACCTCTACTCAATGAACGACTGTGCCCAGAAGATCCTGCCTGTGCTCTGCGGTCTCACTGTAGATCCTGAGAAATCCGTGCGAGACCAG GCCTTCAAGGCCATTCGGAGCTTCCTGTCCAAATTGGAGTCTGTGTCGGAGGACCCGACCCAGCTGGAGGAAGTGG AGAAGGATGTCCATGCAGCCTCCAGCCCTGGCATGGGAGGAGCCGCAGCTAGCTGGGCAGGCTGGGCCGTGACCGGGGTCTCCTCACTCACCTCCAAGCTGATCCGTTCGCACCCAACCACTGCCCCAACAGAAACCAACATTCCCCAAAGACCCACGCCTGAAG ttcctgccccagcccccacccctgtTCCTGCCACCCCTACAACCTCAGGCCACTGGGAGACGCAGGAGGAGGACAAGGACACAGCAGAGGACAGCAGCACTGCTGACAGATGGGACGACGAAGACTGGGGCAGCCTGGAG CAGGAGGCCGAGTCTGTGCTGGCCCAGCAGGACGACTGGAGCACCGGGGGCCAAGTGAGCCGTGCTAGTCAG GTCAGCAACTCCGACCACAAATCCTCCAAATCCCCAGAGTCCGACTGGAGCAGCTGGGAAGCTGAGGGCTCCTGGGAACAGGGCTGGCAGGAGCCAAGCTCCCAGGAGCCACCTCCTGACGGTACACGGCTGGCCAGCGAGTATAACTGGGGTGGCCCAGAGTCCAGCGACAAGGGCGACCCCTTCGCTACCCTGTCTGCACGTCCCAGCACCCAG GACAGGTCAAGGCTGAGCTGGCCCGGAAGAAGCGCGAGGAGCGGCGGCGGGAGATGGAGGCCAAACGCGCCGAGAGGAAGGTGGCCAAGGGCCCCATGA
- the SCYL1 gene encoding N-terminal kinase-like protein isoform A (isoform A is encoded by transcript variant A) translates to MWFFARDPVRDFPFELIPEPPEGGLPGPWALHRGRKKATGSPVSIFVYDVKPGAEEQTQVAKAAFKRFKTLRHPNILAYIDGLETEKCLHVVTEAVTPLGIYLKARVEAGGLKELEISWGLHQIVKALSFLVNDCSLIHNNVCMAAVFVDRAGEWKLGGLDYMYSAQGNGGGPPRKGIPELEQYDPPELADSSGRVVREKWSADMWRLGCLIWEVFNGPLPRAAALRNPGKIPKTLVPHYCELVGANPKVRPNPARFLQNCRAPGGFMSNRFVETNLFLEEIQIKEPAEKQKFFQELSKSLDAFPEDFCRHKVLPQLLTAFEFGNAGAVVLTPLFKVGKFLSAEEYQQKIIPVVVKMFSSTDRAMRIRLLQQMEQFIQYLDEPTVNTQIFPHVVHGFLDTNPAIREQTVKSMLLLAPKLNEANLNVELMKHFARLQAKDEQGPIRCNTTVCLGKIGSYLSASTRHRVLTSAFSRATRDPFAPSRVAGVLGFAATHNLYSMNDCAQKILPVLCGLTVDPEKSVRDQAFKAIRSFLSKLESVSEDPTQLEEVEKDVHAASSPGMGGAAASWAGWAVTGVSSLTSKLIRSHPTTAPTETNIPQRPTPEGVPAPAPTPVPATPTTSGHWETQEEDKDTAEDSSTADRWDDEDWGSLEQEAESVLAQQDDWSTGGQVSRASQVSNSDHKSSKSPESDWSSWEAEGSWEQGWQEPSSQEPPPDGTRLASEYNWGGPESSDKGDPFATLSARPSTQPRPDSWGEDNWEGLETDSRQVKAELARKKREERRREMEAKRAERKVAKGPMKLGARKLD, encoded by the exons ATGTGGTTCTTTGCCCGGGACCCGGTCCGGGACTTTCCGTTCGAGCTCATCCCGGAGCCCCCAGAGGGCGGCCTGCCCGGGCCCTGGGCCCTGCACCGCGGCCGCAAGAAG GCCACAGGCAGCCCCGTGTCCATCTTCGTCTATGATGTGAAGCCTGGCGCGGAAGAGCAGACCCAGGTGGCCAAAGCTGCCTTCAAGCGCTTCAAAACTCTACGGCACCCCAACATCCTGGCTTACATCGATGGACTGGAG ACAGAAAAATGCCTCCACGTCGTGACAGAGGCTGTGACCCCGTTGGGAATATACCTCAAGGCGAGAGTGGAGGCTGGTGGCCTGAAGGAGCTGGAGATCTCCTGGGGGCTACACCAGATCGTG AAAGCCCTCAGCTTCCTGGTCAACGACTGCAGCCTCATCCACAACAATGTCTGCATGGCCGCCGTGTTCGTGGACCGAGCTGGCGAGTGGAAGCTTGGGGGCCTGGACTACATGTATTCGGCCCAGGGCAACGGTGGGGGACCTCCCCGCAAGGGGATCCCCGAGCTTGAGCAGTATGACCCCCCGGAGTTGGCTGACAGCAGTGGCAGAGTGGTCAGAGAGAAGTG GTCAGCAGACATGTGGCGCTTGGGCTGCCTCATTTGGGAAGTCTTCAATGGGCCCCTACCTCGGGCAGCAGCCCTACGCAACCCTGGGAAG ATCCCCAAAACGCTGGTGCCCCATTACTGTGAGCTGGTGGGAGCAAACCCCAAGGTGCGTCCCAACCCAGCCCGCTTCCTGCAGAACTGCCGGGCACCTGGTGGCTTCATGAGCAACCGCTTTGTAGAAACCAACCTCTTCCTGGAGGAGATTCAG ATCAAAGAGCCAGCCGAGAAGCAAAAATTCTTCCAGGAGCTGAGCAAGAGCCTGGACGCATTCCCTGAGGATTTCTGTCGGCACAAGGTGCTGCCCCAGCTGCTGACCGCCTTCGAGTTCGGCAATGCTGGGGCCGTTGTCCTCACGCCCCTCTTCAAG GTGGGCAAGTTCCTGAGCGCTGAGGAGTATCAGCAGAAGATCATCCCTGTGGTGGTCAAGATGTTCTCATCCACTGACCGGGCCATGCGCATCCGCCTCCTGCAGCAG atgGAGCAGTTCATCCAGTACCTTGACGAGCCAACAGTCAACACCCAGATCTTCCCCCACGTCGTACATGGCTTCCTGGACACCAACCCTGCCATCCGGGAGCAGACGGTCAAG TCCATGCTGCTCCTGGCCCCAAAGCTGAACGAGGCCAACCTCAATGTGGAGCTGATGAAGCACTTTGCACGGCTACAGGCCAAGGATGAACAGGGCCCCATCCGCTGCAACACCACAGTCTGCCTGGGCAAAATCGGCTCCTACCTCAGTGCTAGC ACCAGACACAGGGTCCTTACCTCTGCCTTCAGCCGAGCCACTAGGGACCCGTTTGCACCGTCCCGGGTTGCGGGTGTCCTGGGCTTTGCTGCCACCCACAACCTCTACTCAATGAACGACTGTGCCCAGAAGATCCTGCCTGTGCTCTGCGGTCTCACTGTAGATCCTGAGAAATCCGTGCGAGACCAG GCCTTCAAGGCCATTCGGAGCTTCCTGTCCAAATTGGAGTCTGTGTCGGAGGACCCGACCCAGCTGGAGGAAGTGG AGAAGGATGTCCATGCAGCCTCCAGCCCTGGCATGGGAGGAGCCGCAGCTAGCTGGGCAGGCTGGGCCGTGACCGGGGTCTCCTCACTCACCTCCAAGCTGATCCGTTCGCACCCAACCACTGCCCCAACAGAAACCAACATTCCCCAAAGACCCACGCCTGAAG GagttcctgccccagcccccacccctgtTCCTGCCACCCCTACAACCTCAGGCCACTGGGAGACGCAGGAGGAGGACAAGGACACAGCAGAGGACAGCAGCACTGCTGACAGATGGGACGACGAAGACTGGGGCAGCCTGGAG CAGGAGGCCGAGTCTGTGCTGGCCCAGCAGGACGACTGGAGCACCGGGGGCCAAGTGAGCCGTGCTAGTCAG GTCAGCAACTCCGACCACAAATCCTCCAAATCCCCAGAGTCCGACTGGAGCAGCTGGGAAGCTGAGGGCTCCTGGGAACAGGGCTGGCAGGAGCCAAGCTCCCAGGAGCCACCTCCTGACGGTACACGGCTGGCCAGCGAGTATAACTGGGGTGGCCCAGAGTCCAGCGACAAGGGCGACCCCTTCGCTACCCTGTCTGCACGTCCCAGCACCCAG CCGAGGCCAGACTCTTGGGGTGAGGACAACTGGGAGGGCCTCGAGACTGACAGTC GACAGGTCAAGGCTGAGCTGGCCCGGAAGAAGCGCGAGGAGCGGCGGCGGGAGATGGAGGCCAAACGCGCCGAGAGGAAGGTGGCCAAGGGCCCCATGAAGCTGGGAGCCCGGAAGCTGGACTGA